A region of Paraburkholderia sp. BL23I1N1 DNA encodes the following proteins:
- the ispG gene encoding flavodoxin-dependent (E)-4-hydroxy-3-methylbut-2-enyl-diphosphate synthase, whose protein sequence is MQSEAQSQSSSKIVSNEPVFGGHAARRKSHAVDVRWGGQLVTIGGDAPVRVQSMTNTDTADAIGTAIQIKELAQAGSELVRITVNTPEAAAAVPAVREQLDRMGVSVPLVGDFHYNGHLLLRDYPACAEALSKYRINPGNVGHGAKRDTQFAQMIEAAVKYDKPVRIGVNWGSLDQDLLAKMMDENAARSTPWEAQSVMYEALIQSAIGSAERAVEIGLPRNKIILSCKVSGVQDLIAVYRELARRCEFALHLGLTEAGMGSKGIVASTAALSVLLQQGIGDTIRISLTPEPGGPRTGEVIVGQEILQTMGLRSFTPMVIACPGCGRTTSTLFQELASQIQTYLRTQMPVWRDQYPGVEKMHVAVMGCIVNGPGESKQANIGISLPGSGENPAAPVFVDGEKVKTLRGENIAQEFQQIVSDYVERRYGRAEALN, encoded by the coding sequence ATGCAATCCGAAGCTCAATCCCAATCCAGTAGCAAGATCGTTTCAAACGAACCCGTGTTCGGCGGCCACGCTGCGCGGCGCAAGTCGCACGCGGTCGACGTCCGTTGGGGCGGCCAGCTCGTCACGATCGGCGGCGATGCGCCCGTGCGCGTGCAGTCGATGACCAATACCGACACCGCGGACGCGATCGGCACGGCTATCCAGATCAAGGAGCTTGCGCAAGCCGGTTCAGAACTGGTGCGTATCACGGTCAACACGCCGGAAGCGGCGGCGGCCGTGCCGGCTGTTCGCGAGCAGCTCGACCGCATGGGCGTCTCGGTGCCACTGGTCGGCGATTTTCATTACAACGGTCATTTGCTGCTGCGCGATTACCCCGCGTGCGCGGAGGCGTTGTCGAAGTACCGGATCAATCCGGGCAATGTCGGCCACGGCGCGAAGCGCGACACGCAGTTCGCGCAAATGATCGAAGCGGCAGTGAAGTACGACAAGCCGGTGCGGATCGGCGTCAACTGGGGCAGCCTCGACCAGGACCTGCTCGCAAAGATGATGGACGAAAACGCCGCGCGTTCCACGCCGTGGGAAGCGCAGAGCGTGATGTACGAGGCGCTGATCCAGTCGGCGATCGGCTCGGCGGAGCGCGCGGTCGAAATCGGCCTCCCGCGCAACAAGATCATTCTGTCGTGCAAGGTCAGCGGCGTGCAGGATCTGATCGCGGTGTATCGTGAACTCGCGCGCCGTTGCGAATTCGCGTTGCATCTGGGTCTGACCGAAGCGGGCATGGGGTCGAAGGGTATCGTGGCGTCGACCGCTGCGTTGTCGGTGTTGTTGCAGCAAGGCATCGGCGACACGATCCGCATCTCGTTGACGCCGGAACCGGGCGGTCCGCGCACCGGTGAAGTGATCGTCGGCCAGGAAATTCTGCAAACCATGGGGCTGCGCTCGTTCACGCCGATGGTGATCGCGTGCCCGGGTTGCGGCCGGACCACCAGCACGCTGTTCCAGGAACTGGCGTCGCAAATTCAGACGTATCTGCGTACGCAGATGCCGGTGTGGCGCGATCAATATCCTGGCGTCGAGAAGATGCACGTGGCGGTGATGGGCTGTATCGTCAACGGCCCGGGCGAATCGAAGCAGGCGAATATCGGCATCAGCTTGCCGGGTTCGGGCGAAAATCCGGCCGCGCCGGTCTTCGTCGACGGCGAGAAGGTCAAGACGCTGCGCGGCGAAAACATTGCGCAAGAATTCCAGCAAATCGTGAGTGACTACGTCGAGCGCCGCTACGGCCGCGCCGAAGCACTCAACTAA
- a CDS encoding tetratricopeptide repeat protein: protein MSYHDEQESIESLKAWWTQWGNVTTWIVLVALVAAAGWNGWNFWQRRQAAEAAVLYDQVQQAVASGDKAKITRVATDMEDKFSSTAYAQMTALGAAKALYAAGDEAAAKAQLQWTIDHAKDDEFKQIAKLRLASLLLDDKAYDQGLALLAEPQSDAFKGIVANGRGDLLAAQGKREDARAAYKLALDSLSKNDSSARQLIQFKLDALGG from the coding sequence ATGAGTTACCACGACGAACAAGAATCGATTGAAAGTCTGAAGGCATGGTGGACGCAGTGGGGCAATGTAACCACGTGGATCGTGCTGGTGGCATTGGTTGCCGCAGCCGGCTGGAACGGCTGGAATTTCTGGCAGCGGCGTCAGGCGGCGGAAGCCGCGGTGCTGTACGACCAGGTGCAGCAAGCTGTGGCATCGGGCGACAAGGCGAAGATCACGCGCGTCGCCACCGATATGGAAGACAAGTTCAGCAGCACCGCGTATGCGCAGATGACCGCGCTGGGCGCAGCCAAGGCGCTGTATGCAGCGGGTGACGAAGCTGCTGCGAAGGCCCAGTTGCAATGGACCATCGATCACGCAAAAGACGACGAGTTCAAGCAGATCGCCAAGCTGCGTCTGGCTTCGCTGCTGCTCGACGACAAGGCTTACGACCAGGGTCTCGCATTGCTCGCCGAACCGCAGTCCGATGCGTTCAAGGGCATTGTGGCGAACGGCCGCGGCGATCTGCTCGCGGCTCAAGGCAAGCGTGAGGATGCGCGCGCGGCCTACAAGCTCGCGCTCGATTCGCTGTCGAAAAACGATAGCTCGGCTCGCCAGTTGATTCAGTTCAAGCTTGACGCGCTGGGCGGCTAA
- the hisS gene encoding histidine--tRNA ligase, whose product MTEQKKKFEKLSGVKGMNDILPQETGLWEFFEATVKSMLRSYGYQNIRTPIIEHTQLFKRGIGEVTDIVEKEMYSFTDALNGENLTMRPENTAAVVRATIEHNMLYDGPKRLWYIGPMFRHERPQRGRYRQFHQVGVEALGFAGPDADAEIIMMCQRLWDDLGLMGIKLELNSLGLVEERAAHRVELIAYLEKHMDVLDEEAKRRLYTNPLRVLDTKNPAMQEVAQNAPKLIDFLGEESRAHFEGLQRILKANNIPFTINPRLVRGLDYYNLTVFEWVTDKLGAQGTVAAGGRYDPLIEQLGGKPTGACGWAMGVERILELLKEEQLVPEDEGCDVYVVHQGDAAREQAFIIAERLRDTGLDVILHCSADGQTASFKSQMKRADASGAAFAVVLGEDEIANGTVGVKPLRDTSSNGGKNEQHNVPAEDLTEFLINAMVATAEDGDD is encoded by the coding sequence ATGACTGAACAGAAGAAAAAGTTCGAAAAGTTGTCCGGCGTGAAGGGCATGAACGACATCCTTCCGCAGGAAACCGGGCTGTGGGAATTTTTTGAAGCAACCGTCAAGTCGATGCTGCGTTCGTACGGATACCAGAATATTCGTACGCCGATCATCGAGCATACGCAGTTGTTCAAGCGCGGTATCGGTGAGGTGACCGACATCGTCGAGAAAGAGATGTATAGCTTCACCGACGCGTTGAACGGTGAAAACCTCACGATGCGCCCGGAAAACACCGCGGCTGTCGTGCGTGCGACGATCGAGCACAACATGCTGTATGACGGTCCGAAGCGCCTGTGGTACATCGGCCCGATGTTCCGTCACGAGCGTCCGCAGCGCGGCCGTTATCGGCAGTTTCACCAGGTCGGCGTGGAAGCATTGGGCTTCGCCGGCCCGGACGCCGACGCTGAAATCATCATGATGTGCCAGCGTCTGTGGGACGACCTCGGCTTGATGGGCATCAAGCTCGAACTCAATTCGCTGGGCCTTGTTGAAGAGCGTGCGGCACATCGCGTCGAGTTGATCGCGTACCTCGAAAAGCACATGGACGTGCTCGACGAAGAGGCGAAGCGCCGTTTGTACACGAACCCGCTGCGCGTGCTCGACACGAAAAATCCGGCGATGCAGGAAGTCGCGCAGAACGCGCCCAAGCTCATCGATTTTCTCGGCGAAGAATCGCGCGCGCACTTCGAAGGCCTGCAACGCATTCTGAAGGCGAACAACATTCCGTTCACGATCAATCCGCGTCTCGTGCGCGGTCTCGATTATTACAATCTGACCGTGTTCGAATGGGTGACCGACAAGCTTGGCGCGCAAGGCACAGTCGCGGCCGGCGGCCGTTACGATCCGCTGATCGAGCAGCTTGGCGGTAAGCCGACGGGCGCATGCGGCTGGGCCATGGGTGTCGAACGTATCCTCGAGTTGCTGAAAGAAGAACAACTCGTGCCGGAAGACGAAGGTTGCGACGTGTACGTGGTCCATCAGGGCGACGCGGCACGCGAACAGGCCTTTATCATCGCGGAGCGTTTGCGCGATACGGGCCTTGACGTGATCCTGCATTGCAGCGCGGACGGGCAGACGGCGAGCTTCAAGTCGCAGATGAAGCGTGCTGACGCGAGCGGCGCGGCCTTCGCGGTGGTCCTCGGCGAAGACGAGATCGCCAACGGCACCGTCGGCGTCAAACCGCTGCGTGATACAAGTTCTAACGGCGGTAAAAACGAGCAACATAACGTGCCCGCCGAAGACTTGACCGAATTTCTAATCAATGCGATGGTTGCAACCGCCGAAGACGGCGACGACTGA
- the bamB gene encoding outer membrane protein assembly factor BamB, whose product MNLLKRYAVPVACAMTVLTMAACSSTKDERRVPTPLTEFKPVLDVQQAWKTSVGKAGRYLFSPVAVGNAVYAAGANGSVAKIDAQTGKDIWRVKLRDDLSAGVGSDGTLAAVGGLKGDVYVLDANGKQLWTAKAPGEIISPPLVGNGLVVVRTVDGQIVAFNAQTGEQKWNYRNRAVPLNLRVSSGMTFAGDAAVLAGFPGGAFAAINLQTGDNYWQTPVSYPKGVTEVERINDVTGPPTLVGSETCAVTFQGQIGCFDANSGRALWEKAFSSTSGLAQDERAVVAADDWSVVSAFDVTNGAPLWKNDKLKNRELSVPFILGHAAVLGDYQGYVHFLSRDDGTLVARVKTDGSPITAAPVLAGETLVVLTHDGDLYGYRPR is encoded by the coding sequence ATGAATCTGCTGAAACGTTACGCTGTGCCCGTTGCCTGTGCGATGACCGTCCTCACCATGGCGGCTTGCTCATCCACGAAAGACGAGCGCCGCGTGCCGACGCCGCTCACCGAGTTCAAACCCGTGCTCGACGTGCAGCAGGCGTGGAAGACAAGCGTGGGCAAGGCGGGGCGTTACCTGTTCTCGCCGGTTGCGGTCGGCAACGCGGTGTACGCGGCTGGCGCGAACGGCTCGGTTGCGAAGATCGACGCACAAACCGGCAAGGACATCTGGCGCGTCAAGCTGCGTGACGATCTGTCGGCAGGTGTCGGCAGTGACGGCACGCTCGCGGCGGTCGGCGGCCTGAAGGGCGACGTCTACGTGCTCGACGCGAACGGCAAGCAATTGTGGACCGCCAAGGCGCCGGGCGAAATCATCTCGCCGCCGCTGGTTGGCAACGGCCTCGTGGTGGTCCGCACGGTCGACGGTCAGATCGTCGCGTTCAATGCGCAAACCGGCGAGCAGAAGTGGAACTACCGCAACCGCGCGGTGCCGCTCAATCTGCGCGTCTCGTCGGGCATGACGTTCGCGGGTGACGCGGCTGTGCTGGCAGGCTTCCCGGGTGGCGCGTTCGCCGCGATCAACCTGCAGACCGGCGACAACTACTGGCAAACGCCGGTGTCGTATCCGAAGGGCGTGACGGAAGTAGAGCGCATTAATGACGTGACGGGTCCGCCCACGCTGGTCGGGTCGGAAACCTGCGCGGTGACGTTCCAGGGCCAGATTGGCTGCTTCGATGCGAACTCGGGCCGCGCGCTGTGGGAAAAGGCGTTCTCGAGCACGAGCGGTCTCGCGCAGGATGAACGTGCCGTGGTGGCGGCCGACGACTGGTCGGTGGTGTCGGCATTCGACGTCACCAACGGCGCGCCGCTGTGGAAGAACGACAAGCTCAAGAATCGCGAGCTCAGCGTTCCGTTCATTCTGGGGCACGCCGCGGTGCTGGGCGACTATCAGGGTTACGTGCATTTCCTGTCGCGTGACGACGGCACGCTCGTGGCCCGTGTGAAGACCGACGGCAGCCCGATTACCGCAGCACCGGTGCTGGCCGGCGAAACGCTGGTCGTGCTGACACACGACGGCGACCTGTACGGCTACCGCCCGCGCTAA